In a genomic window of Porphyromonadaceae bacterium W3.11:
- a CDS encoding outer membrane beta-barrel protein, with translation MKKEWIDNLREKLKLYEEEPPKDLWEAIEERLDTEKISTPRPLFPIWSKALLTAAAITIIALLITQRFSKQSEIILSTDDREIALLDTLSQWKIVTPSESIDKDHIRAMQKTPQKVVTNNNLNLDESESLSVADSTNIISVIVTDSINQYQDSSNELASDSKNELSKNANNNNITPNPKEPTAASPIRRLKVNDNVSHLSLNIFAQNASKHHDSQSGYGRDYIQMASSSPNDVGSKESYTAKREVDFFNQNKEIKKETFHDLPITIGITGSYMISNKLAIEAGLTYTYLSSKTKQGTMDNFQEIRRQQHLIGLPIALKYNFWKSRNLDLYGSLGGAIERTLSVTSSSKFIVDKNTLRTFNHPNDPNYYIWSVRGSLGIRYNIYSNIGLYLEPGLSYHFTHSGMPESIYTEAPLKFSLSLGLNFRF, from the coding sequence ATGAAAAAAGAGTGGATAGATAACTTACGCGAAAAGCTAAAGCTTTATGAAGAAGAACCTCCAAAGGATCTTTGGGAGGCGATAGAGGAGCGACTCGATACAGAGAAGATTAGTACCCCTCGTCCCCTATTTCCGATATGGAGTAAAGCTCTTTTGACAGCTGCTGCTATTACTATTATTGCACTACTTATCACACAAAGATTTTCTAAACAATCTGAGATAATCCTTAGTACAGATGATCGTGAGATAGCGTTACTAGACACTCTTTCACAATGGAAGATAGTAACGCCTTCAGAAAGCATCGATAAGGATCACATACGAGCTATGCAAAAGACACCTCAGAAAGTGGTGACTAATAATAATCTTAACCTTGACGAGAGTGAGAGTCTATCCGTAGCAGACTCAACGAATATAATAAGTGTCATCGTCACTGACAGCATCAATCAGTATCAAGACTCATCAAATGAGTTGGCATCAGATAGTAAGAATGAGCTCTCTAAGAATGCTAATAACAACAATATCACTCCTAACCCAAAAGAGCCTACAGCAGCCTCACCAATAAGAAGGTTAAAGGTAAATGATAATGTATCTCACCTTTCACTCAACATTTTTGCTCAGAACGCATCGAAACACCATGATAGTCAATCTGGATATGGCAGAGATTACATTCAAATGGCTTCCTCTAGTCCTAATGACGTCGGGAGTAAAGAATCTTATACAGCGAAGAGAGAGGTGGACTTCTTTAATCAAAATAAGGAGATAAAAAAAGAGACATTTCATGACTTGCCTATAACGATTGGGATAACTGGATCCTATATGATCAGCAATAAACTTGCGATAGAAGCTGGACTTACTTACACATATTTATCAAGTAAGACAAAGCAGGGGACTATGGATAACTTTCAAGAGATTAGGCGTCAACAGCACCTAATTGGATTGCCAATTGCCCTAAAATACAATTTCTGGAAGAGTCGCAACCTTGATTTATATGGATCGCTAGGAGGTGCTATTGAGAGGACACTATCTGTAACAAGTAGTAGCAAATTTATCGTTGATAAGAATACACTCAGAACGTTCAATCACCCAAACGATCCGAATTACTATATTTGGTCTGTAAGAGGATCTCTAGGTATTCGTTATAACATATACTCAAACATAGGACTATATCTAGAGCCTGGTCTGAGTTATCACTTTACTCACAGTGGAATGCCTGAAAGCATATATACTGAAGCT
- a CDS encoding RNA polymerase sigma factor, with protein MSQSYVTLGHKTSIIIDNNVTNEQRIISKIKAGDNKAMKSIYDLHIGYLMGVCTRYIRNREDAKDILQDSFIKIFKEISRFTYQGEGSFRAWATRIVINESISFIRKTSNISLLDPNFELADEREDVEIEEIPIEVIHKFISELPDGYRIVFNLYAIEGKSHREIAETLNIKENTSASQYFRAKKLLASWINEYRKKHHDE; from the coding sequence ATGTCCCAAAGTTATGTAACTTTGGGGCATAAAACATCTATTATAATTGATAATAACGTGACAAACGAACAGCGAATCATCAGTAAGATCAAAGCTGGAGATAACAAAGCTATGAAGTCTATCTATGACTTACATATCGGTTATCTAATGGGTGTTTGTACCCGCTATATCAGAAATAGAGAAGATGCAAAAGACATTCTCCAAGATAGTTTCATCAAGATTTTCAAAGAAATAAGCCGCTTTACATACCAAGGGGAAGGGTCATTCAGGGCATGGGCTACCCGAATCGTCATAAATGAATCGATTTCTTTCATAAGAAAGACGAGTAACATCAGTTTACTTGATCCAAATTTCGAACTAGCAGACGAAAGGGAGGATGTGGAGATTGAGGAGATCCCTATTGAGGTGATCCACAAATTTATCAGCGAGCTACCAGACGGATATCGAATAGTTTTCAACCTATATGCTATAGAGGGCAAAAGTCATAGAGAAATAGCAGAGACATTGAATATAAAGGAAAACACCTCTGCGTCTCAATACTTTAGGGCAAAAAAACTATTGGCTTCTTGGATTAATGAATATCGAAAAAAGCATCATGATGAATAA
- a CDS encoding NigD-like protein, whose translation MKTRKIFYSLAVLLTAIFTQSCLKNNGHEPDNKYYPNGIVTVKTSPDNTIFLQLDDQTTLLPVNIKKHPFEGKEVRALLNFEEVQEKHEGYTKAVKVNWIDSILTKQTIPYVIADEKKYGNDQLEILNDPKKAIEDGYLNLKIRTVWSQSTKRHMLNLVSGKNPDEPYELELRHNAFGDIYGRPADAYVAFNLKSLPDTKGETVKIKLVWRSFYGEKHTLIDYKTKEK comes from the coding sequence ATGAAAACAAGAAAAATTTTTTACTCGCTAGCAGTACTTTTAACTGCTATTTTTACTCAATCATGCCTTAAGAATAATGGGCATGAACCTGACAACAAATATTATCCAAATGGGATTGTAACTGTAAAGACAAGTCCTGACAACACGATTTTCTTACAACTAGATGATCAAACGACCTTATTGCCTGTCAATATTAAGAAACATCCATTCGAAGGAAAAGAAGTAAGAGCGTTACTGAACTTTGAAGAGGTTCAGGAAAAACATGAAGGTTATACCAAGGCCGTCAAGGTGAATTGGATCGATAGTATCTTAACCAAACAGACCATCCCATACGTTATAGCCGATGAAAAAAAATATGGGAATGATCAGTTAGAGATCCTAAACGACCCAAAGAAAGCCATTGAAGACGGCTACCTGAATCTTAAGATTAGAACTGTTTGGAGCCAAAGTACTAAACGACATATGCTCAATCTAGTATCAGGTAAAAATCCTGATGAACCGTATGAGTTGGAACTGAGACATAATGCTTTCGGTGATATTTATGGTCGTCCAGCTGACGCATATGTAGCATTTAATCTAAAGTCTCTTCCTGACACTAAAGGTGAGACTGTTAAGATAAAGTTAGTTTGGAGGTCATTTTATGGCGAGAAACACACATTAATTGATTATAAAACCAAAGAAAAATAA
- the cas12a gene encoding type V CRISPR-associated protein Cas12a/Cpf1, translated as MLSDREQLSWLPETYADDDELLESIKTFCEYLDSDVLDRTRVFMRSISDYDLSKIYIRNDAQLTDISKWIFGDWNLINKARELAYDLTTTAKKGTARYEDNRKKALNAEKSVTIATLNECIKLLPEEYCEKQIDKYFSELRKVDHNEGDALDLIEVIKLSNTNTKQLLTTPYPEDYNLIQDKANVALIKSLLDSVSNLQRFLKPLIGYGDESDKDQKFYGELNYIWEALNQIIPLYNMVRNYLTRKPYSTEKIKLNFGNSQLLNGWDRNKERDNTSIILRKDGNYYLAIMDKKHNKSFDANPLPNDGDCYEKMDYKLLPGPNKMLPKVFLSKKGIETFKPSKELLEKYALGTHKKGENFNIQYTHKLIDFFKESINAHVDWRHFDFDFSETSTYSDISGFYREVEHQGYKVTFRNVSVAYVDSLVNDGKLYLFQIYNKDFSPYSKGTPNLHTLYWKMLFDERNLADVVYKLNGQAEVFFRKRSLRYEQPTHPAHQPIKKKNAINKGEESLFEYDLIKDRRYTLDKFQFHVPITMNFKSVQGDRVNQLVQDYIRSNKDIHVIGIDRGERHLLYISVIDGRGNIVEQFSLNEIINHHNGNEYKTDYHGLLETRNAQRQKERQNWQTIEGIKDLKQGYLSQVVHKVSQLMIKYNAIVALEDLNMGFKRGRQKVESSVYQQFEKQLIDKLNYLVDKKLDPHKEGGLLKAYQLTSPFKSIREMGKQNGFLFYIPAWNTSKIDPVTGFVNLFNTRYESVDNSKAFFEKFDSINYHQGHDWFEFKFDYNKFNRRAEGTQTKWVLCTHGDRIMAFRNSQKNSQWDYKDICLTNEFKALFEEYQIDYHAKDSIQDDIIKVNDKDFFVRLLILFRLLVQMRNSRKETDEDYLISPIADANGNFYDSRDCGQNLPKNADANGAYNIALKGLWALQTIRDTEEEKKPKLGISNKEWLNFIQKKPFQNR; from the coding sequence ATACTAAGTGATAGGGAACAACTCTCTTGGCTACCAGAGACTTATGCTGATGATGATGAGTTGCTCGAGTCCATCAAGACTTTTTGTGAATACCTTGATTCTGACGTACTCGATCGTACCCGTGTATTTATGAGATCTATCTCAGATTATGACTTATCTAAGATTTATATAAGAAATGATGCACAGCTAACAGATATATCTAAGTGGATTTTTGGAGATTGGAACCTAATCAATAAAGCTAGAGAGCTGGCTTACGATCTTACCACGACTGCTAAGAAAGGTACTGCTAGGTATGAGGACAACCGTAAGAAAGCACTGAATGCAGAAAAGAGTGTTACAATCGCCACCCTCAATGAGTGCATTAAACTATTACCAGAGGAATATTGTGAAAAACAAATTGATAAATACTTCTCAGAATTGAGAAAAGTTGATCATAATGAGGGAGATGCCTTAGATCTGATAGAGGTAATTAAGCTATCCAACACTAATACAAAACAACTATTGACCACCCCATATCCTGAAGATTACAACCTAATACAAGATAAAGCGAACGTTGCCCTCATTAAGAGTTTATTAGATTCTGTTAGTAACCTACAGAGATTCCTAAAGCCATTAATAGGTTATGGCGATGAGTCCGATAAAGATCAGAAGTTTTATGGTGAACTAAATTATATATGGGAAGCACTTAATCAGATTATTCCGCTATATAATATGGTGCGTAATTATCTTACTCGAAAGCCATATTCTACAGAGAAGATTAAGCTCAACTTCGGTAATTCTCAGTTACTAAATGGGTGGGACAGAAATAAGGAAAGAGATAATACCAGCATTATATTACGCAAAGATGGTAATTACTATCTAGCTATTATGGACAAAAAGCATAATAAGAGTTTTGATGCTAATCCATTGCCTAACGATGGGGACTGTTATGAGAAAATGGACTATAAACTCTTGCCTGGTCCTAATAAGATGCTCCCCAAAGTATTTTTGTCTAAGAAAGGAATAGAAACATTCAAGCCTAGTAAAGAACTACTAGAAAAATACGCATTAGGCACTCATAAGAAAGGAGAAAACTTCAATATTCAGTATACACACAAACTAATTGATTTTTTTAAAGAATCAATCAATGCTCATGTGGATTGGCGTCACTTCGACTTTGACTTTTCAGAGACATCCACCTACAGTGACATCTCAGGCTTTTATCGAGAGGTCGAACATCAAGGATATAAGGTGACCTTCCGTAATGTATCTGTAGCTTATGTTGATTCTTTGGTCAATGATGGTAAGTTATACCTGTTTCAGATATACAATAAAGACTTCTCTCCATATAGCAAAGGGACGCCTAACCTTCATACCCTCTATTGGAAGATGCTCTTTGACGAACGTAATTTGGCCGATGTAGTCTATAAGCTTAATGGGCAAGCCGAAGTCTTTTTCCGTAAAAGGAGCCTCCGTTATGAGCAACCTACACATCCGGCACATCAGCCCATCAAAAAGAAAAATGCCATTAATAAGGGAGAAGAGAGTCTCTTTGAATATGACCTAATTAAGGACAGACGATATACGCTTGATAAGTTTCAATTTCATGTTCCTATAACGATGAACTTCAAGAGTGTTCAAGGAGATCGAGTCAACCAACTTGTACAAGATTATATTAGGTCCAATAAGGACATCCATGTTATTGGTATTGATAGAGGGGAGAGACATCTATTATATATCTCTGTGATAGATGGAAGGGGTAATATCGTAGAGCAATTCTCATTAAATGAGATTATTAATCATCATAATGGAAATGAGTACAAAACGGATTATCACGGCCTACTAGAGACACGAAATGCACAGCGTCAGAAGGAACGCCAAAACTGGCAGACTATTGAAGGTATAAAGGATCTTAAGCAAGGATACCTGAGTCAAGTCGTCCACAAAGTATCTCAGCTAATGATAAAGTATAATGCTATCGTGGCACTAGAAGACTTAAATATGGGTTTCAAGAGAGGTCGCCAAAAGGTGGAAAGCTCCGTTTACCAACAATTCGAAAAGCAACTAATAGACAAATTAAACTATCTAGTGGATAAGAAGCTGGATCCACATAAAGAGGGCGGATTACTAAAAGCTTACCAGCTTACCAGTCCATTCAAAAGCATTAGAGAGATGGGTAAGCAGAATGGTTTTCTCTTTTATATCCCAGCATGGAATACGAGTAAGATAGACCCCGTGACAGGTTTTGTCAATCTCTTCAATACCCGATATGAGAGTGTAGATAATTCAAAAGCCTTTTTCGAAAAATTTGATTCGATTAATTATCATCAAGGTCATGATTGGTTTGAGTTCAAGTTTGACTATAATAAATTTAATCGCAGGGCAGAAGGAACTCAAACGAAATGGGTCTTATGTACCCATGGCGATCGGATTATGGCATTTAGAAATTCACAAAAGAATAGCCAATGGGATTACAAAGACATCTGTCTTACTAATGAATTTAAAGCACTCTTTGAAGAGTACCAAATAGACTATCATGCTAAAGATAGCATACAAGACGATATCATTAAGGTAAATGATAAAGACTTTTTTGTGAGGCTACTTATTCTATTCAGACTGTTAGTGCAGATGCGTAATAGTAGGAAAGAGACAGATGAGGACTACCTAATTTCTCCTATCGCTGACGCAAACGGAAACTTCTATGACAGCCGAGACTGTGGTCAAAATCTGCCCAAAAACGCTGACGCTAATGGGGCATACAATATTGCACTCAAAGGATTATGGGCCTTACAGACGATTCGTGATACCGAAGAGGAGAAGAAACCAAAGCTAGGAATCTCTAATAAGGAGTGGTTGAATTTTATTCAGAAAAAGCCTTTTCAGAACAGGTAA
- the cas4 gene encoding type V CRISPR-associated protein Cas4, giving the protein MNDYILISTLNDFIFCPYSIYLHNVYMSTDEDLYHAVPQVRGTVAHKATDSKSSSTQKDVILALPVFSERFHLMGKIDVYKRKEKKLVERKYQLKGIFQGQIYQLWAQFFCMREMGYIVESFAFYEISTNRMIPISLPSSEKECQFEKFVSDFLNYDPSSPIKINPNKCSHCIYCNLCDKTDLENVYS; this is encoded by the coding sequence ATGAATGATTATATTCTCATCTCAACCCTAAATGACTTTATCTTTTGTCCGTACTCTATATACCTACATAACGTATATATGAGTACGGATGAAGACCTTTACCATGCTGTGCCACAAGTAAGAGGTACGGTAGCACACAAAGCCACTGACAGTAAGTCATCTTCAACTCAAAAAGATGTAATACTAGCCTTACCAGTTTTTTCAGAACGCTTTCATTTAATGGGAAAGATAGATGTATATAAACGAAAAGAGAAAAAGCTAGTAGAGCGTAAATACCAACTTAAGGGAATTTTTCAAGGGCAGATCTATCAATTATGGGCACAATTCTTCTGTATGAGAGAGATGGGATATATCGTAGAATCTTTTGCATTTTACGAGATTTCGACCAATAGGATGATACCTATATCTCTACCATCTTCTGAGAAGGAGTGCCAATTTGAGAAGTTTGTTTCTGACTTTTTGAATTATGATCCATCTAGTCCCATTAAAATAAATCCTAATAAGTGTAGTCACTGTATCTATTGTAACTTATGCGATAAGACTGATTTAGAAAATGTTTACTCATAA
- the cas1 gene encoding type V CRISPR-associated endonuclease Cas1, producing MFTHKDIEYRTIFVINCIQKRHLRLLNGELLLEEEVDDEGRVKTLTKLPFQKIFALFVVGHITITSALIEKCQKYGVALVVMKPNLRPIFFWSNPAEANYLLRQRQHLMAKEDLSIAKIIVNNKIRNQIKSLKNTRKKDDITLSAIEKCISYLPMVNQCINYSELMGIEGIVAKQFFAAFYQMHHWEGRRPRAKCDVINATLDIGYTILFNYIECFLRLFGFDLYVGVYHRLWFKRKSLVCDIMEPFRCVIDKTVRKGLNRNQISEKDFNVRKGEYYLKREKNKEYQQLFYDALIPYKGDVFDYVQSYYRCFMQKKSVSEYPQFLI from the coding sequence ATGTTTACTCATAAAGACATTGAATATAGAACCATTTTTGTCATTAATTGTATTCAAAAGCGGCATCTCCGCTTGCTTAATGGCGAGTTACTCTTAGAAGAGGAAGTTGATGATGAGGGAAGGGTTAAGACACTAACAAAGTTACCTTTCCAAAAGATTTTCGCCCTTTTTGTGGTGGGACATATTACCATCACCTCTGCTCTTATCGAAAAGTGTCAGAAGTATGGTGTGGCATTAGTTGTGATGAAACCCAATCTACGACCTATCTTCTTTTGGAGCAACCCAGCGGAAGCCAATTATCTTCTTCGTCAGCGTCAGCACCTAATGGCCAAAGAAGATTTATCCATCGCAAAGATTATCGTAAATAATAAGATAAGAAATCAGATTAAGTCTCTAAAAAATACCCGAAAGAAAGACGATATAACTTTATCAGCGATAGAAAAGTGTATAAGCTACCTGCCTATGGTGAATCAGTGCATTAATTACTCAGAATTGATGGGCATAGAGGGAATTGTAGCAAAGCAGTTCTTTGCAGCGTTTTACCAAATGCACCATTGGGAAGGGCGGCGACCACGTGCTAAGTGTGACGTCATTAATGCTACATTAGATATTGGTTATACCATATTATTCAATTATATTGAGTGTTTCCTTAGATTATTTGGTTTTGATCTATATGTGGGTGTCTATCATCGGTTATGGTTCAAACGCAAATCCTTAGTATGTGATATAATGGAGCCATTTAGATGCGTAATTGATAAGACCGTTAGAAAAGGTCTTAATCGGAACCAAATAAGTGAAAAAGACTTTAATGTTAGGAAAGGAGAGTACTATCTCAAACGTGAAAAAAATAAAGAATACCAGCAGCTTTTCTATGATGCACTCATCCCTTATAAAGGAGACGTTTTTGATTATGTACAATCCTATTATAGATGTTTTATGCAGAAAAAATCAGTATCCGAATACCCTCAATTTCTAATTTGA
- the cas2 gene encoding CRISPR-associated endonuclease Cas2: MLIISYDISNDKLRNRFSKMLTKNGAIRLQYSVYEVNNTNRLLENLIIKIEEQFAKKFDGGDSVIIFDVSSVKLRKYGNAIHRDEDIVYF, translated from the coding sequence ATGCTTATAATCAGTTATGATATCAGTAATGATAAGCTCCGAAATCGATTTTCAAAGATGCTAACCAAAAATGGAGCTATACGCTTACAGTATTCTGTATATGAAGTCAATAACACCAATAGACTTCTTGAAAATCTCATCATAAAAATTGAGGAGCAGTTTGCCAAAAAGTTTGACGGTGGTGATAGTGTCATTATCTTTGATGTATCTTCTGTAAAGTTGAGAAAGTATGGTAATGCTATTCATCGGGATGAAGATATTGTATATTTTTAA